The window TCTGGTCAACATGCCCCTGAACAATATGTCCGTCCAGCCGGTCGCCAAGTTTCATGGCCCGTTCCAGGTTTACGGATTGTCCCGTTGTCAAAGAGCCTAAGGTTGTTTTGTCAAGGGTTTCTTTTATGGCCGTTACGGTATATTCATTGTTGTTGATGTGGACAACGGTTAAACATACCCCGTTGTGAGAAATACTCTGGTCTATCTTGAGTTCGGGAGTTAAATTGCTTTTTACGGTAATGTGTAAGTTATCGTTTTCCTGATGAAGGTTTTTAATAACTCCTAATTCTTCTACTATTCCGGTAAACATAATTAGAACGAATTAATTAATTTTGTTTTTTAAGGATTGTGCTTTAATTAAGACAAAGGTACTATAATACCTATCTAAAAAGAAAACAAAGCACAAAGAGAGCTATTAAATATTGAATTTGTAATGAAGAAAGAATCTTTGATAAAAGTTGGGATATCGATTGGAGACCTTAACGGAATAGGAACAGAAATAATTTTAAAGACTTTTGAAGATGCAAGGATGCTTGAGTTCTGCACACCGGTCATCTTTGCATCGAATAAAACCATTTCTTTTCAACGCAAATATTTTAAAATCCAGGCCAGTTATAACGGTATAGATGATATTTCGCAGGCGGTAGAGGGAAAATTAAATGTGCTGAATGTCTGGAAAGATGCTCCGAATGTCGAGTTTGGGAAAGAAACCAAAGAGGCGGGGAAATATGCTTTTCTTTCATTAAAAGCAGCAACCGGCGCATTAAAATCCGGGGCTGTTGATGTGCTGGTTACGGCACCGATCAACAAGCATAATATTCAGTCGAAAGATTTTAAATTTCCGGGCCACACCGATTATCTGGCTAAAGAGCTGGGAGGAGAATCATTGATGTTTATGGTTTCCGATGAGCTTAAAGTAGGGCTGCTTACAGACCATGTGCCGGTAACTGAGGTGAGTAAGCATATTACCCCTGAACTGATTAAAACAAAAGTGGCCAAGATAAACGATTCGCTTATTCGCGATTTTAGAATCAGAAGGCCGAAAATTGCTGTTTTAGGGGTGAATCCGCATGCAGGCGATCATGGTGTTATCGGAAAAGAAGACGATGAGGTGCTAAAACCTGCCATTAAAGAAATTCACGAAAGCGGTGTGCTGGTATATGGCCCGTATTCGGCAGACAGCTTTTTTGCTACGGGGGCTCATAAGAAGTTCGATGCCGTATTGGCTTCTTACCACGATCAGGGATTAATACCTTTTAAAACGCTTGCCTTCGGACACGGAGTTAATTACACGGCAGGGCTGAACAGGGTCAGAACCTCACCGGATCATGGTACCGGTTATGATATCGCCGGAAAAGGAAAGGCTGATGACAGTTCGTTTAAAGAGGCACTGTTTACGGCAATACATATATTTAAGAACCGACTGGAATATAATGAGATAACTTCGGACCCCCTGAAAAAGTTATCTTCTAAATTATAAACAAAAAAATGTTGATAACATGATGGTCGTAAATAAAAATTTATATCTTTGCACTCCCGAAATTTGTCGGAGGTAAACTGATGTCTAAAATGAAGAAGTTCAAGGAGTTTGATATTCCGTTTGTTGGATTAAAGGAAGCAAAGCATCAGTTTGATTATCAAATTGAAAATGCGTTCTTTGAATCTTTTGATTACGATGAGTTCAATAAAGCTGCCATTCAGGTGAGTCTTGAACTGGACAAAAAGAGCAATATGCTGGAGCTGAGCTTCCTTGCGAAGGGAAGTGTGAATGTAGATTGTGACCTGTCTAACGAACCATTTGACCTTCCGGTAAACGGAAAATTGCATTTGGTGGTGAAACACGGGGAAGAATATAATGATGAAGATGAAGAGTTGTTGGTCATCCCTCATGGGGAATATCAGATCAATGTGGCTCAGTATGTCTATGAGATGATTGTTTTGTCGGTGCCGGTAAAGAGAGTGCATCCGGGTATTAAAGACGGAACATTATCATCTGAGATCGTCGAAAGATTAGAAGAACTAAAACCAAAAGAAGAAAACGAAAACAATAATAAAGAAATAGATCCTCGTTGGGATACTTTAAAAAAGCTATTAACGGATAAATAAGATTGAAAAATGGCACATCCTAAAAGAAGACAGTCAAGCACTAGAAGAGATAAGAGAAGAACGCATTACAAAGCGACAGCTCCTCAGATTGCTGTAGATAAAACGACAGGTGAATCGCACCTTTACCACAGAGCACACTGGCATGAAGGTAAACTGTACTACAGAGGAAAAGTGTTAATCGACAATACAACTGAAGAAGTTGCATAACGCGATTTCATAGAGAACTTCAACTCTCACTCCAAAGGTGAGAGTTTTTTTTGTTGAAAAAACTTTTCTAAAAGTTAAAATCAACCTATTTTGCAACAAAAATCGGGCAGAAATTAGTATTTTAAACCAATTTTTGCACATTTTTGCACGTTTAGTAATATAAAACTGTGTTATGAATAAAATAACAGCAGCCATTACAGCTGTAGGAGCGTATGTACCGGAGCACGTGTTGACCAATAAAATGCTTGAAGAGATGGTTGACACAAATGACGAATGGATAACAACCAGAACAGGTATTAAAGAAAGACGTATTCTTAAAGAGGAAGGTAAAGGAACTTCTTTTCTTGCCATTAAAGCCGCCGAAGACCTTATTCAGAAAAAAGGCTTACACCCGGAAGATATAGATTTAGTTTTAGTTGCAACAGCTACTCCCGATTTGCCGGTAGCAGCTACCGCAGCATTCGTAGCAAGTAGTATTGGGGCAAAAAATGCCTTTGCCTACGATTTGCAGGCAGCATGTTCGAGCTTCTTGTACGGAATGTCGACGGCTGCCAGCTATATAGAATCGGGAAGGTATAAAAAAGTATTGCTGATAGGAGCAGATAAAATGTCTTCTATTATAGATTATACAGACAGGACTACCTGTATTATTTTCGGCGACGGGGCCGGGGCTGTTTTATTTGAACCCAACGAAGAAGGATTAGGGTTTCAGGATGAGTTTTTAAGAAGCGATGGCCAGGGGCGCGACTTCTTAAGGATAGAAGCAGGCGGATCGATACTTCCGGCTTCTGAAGAGACAGTGAAAAATAAAAAACATTATGTTTTCCAGGATGGCAAAACCGTATTTAAGTTTGCTGTTTCAAATATGGCGGATGTATCTGCCAAGATTATGGAAAGGAACAACCTTACCAGAGAAGAGGTACAATGGTTGGTGCCACATCAGGCAAATATGCGTATCATTAACGCCACTGCGAACAGAATGGGCGTTGAAGAATCAAAAGTGATGGTTAATATTCATAAGTACGGAAATACGACTTCTGCTACACTTCCGTTATTATTGAATGATTACGAGAAACAATTGAAAAAAGGAGATAACCTGGTTTTTGCAGCCTTTGGAGGCGGATTTACCTGGGGGTCTATTTATTTAAAATGGGCATATAATTCTAATAACAACTAGAAACTAACAAAACCTACGTCATGGAGTTAAAAGATATTCAAAACTTAATTAAATTCGTAGCGAAGTCCGGTGCAAGTGAAGTGAAACTTGAAATGGATGACGTTAAAATTACAATTAAAACAGGATCAGAAGAAAAAGGAGAGACCACGATTTTGCAACAAATCCCAATGGGAGCTCACCAAGTGGCACAACCGCACGCTCCGATTGCTCAGCAGCCTACAGCTCATACACCTGTACAGCCGGTAGAAACTGCCCCAGCTAATAATGAAGAGGAGAATAGTAAATACATTACGGTTAAATCGCCTATCATCGGTACTTTCTACAGAAAACCGGCTCCAGATAAACCTGCTTTTGTAGAGGTCGGGGATTCTATTGGAAAAGGAGATGTGCTTTGTGTGATCGAGGCAATGAAACTTTTTAATGAAATTGAATCTGAAGTTTCCGGAAAGATTGTAAAAGTATTGGTTGACGATTCTTCACCTGTTGAATTTGATCAACCTTTGTTTTTAGTAGACCCTTCTTAATAGTTAAATCACAATTCCCAAACTCCAGATCCCAATCCTTTGGAATTTGATTTTTGAGATTTAAAATTTGGACACTATGTTTAAAAAGATACTAATAGCAAACCGAGGTGAAATAGCACTGCGCGTTATAAGAACCTGTAAAGAAATGGGAATTAAAACCGTAGCTGTGTATTCTACCGCAGATGCCGAGAGCCTGCATGTTCGTTTTGCCGATGAGGCTGTTTGTATAGGACCGGCACCAAGTAAAGATTCTTATTTAAAGATCCCCAATATAATTGCAGCAGCAGAGATTACAAATGCTGATGCTATCCACCCCGGTTACGGGTTCCTTTCTGAAAACTCAAGGTTTTCCAAGATCTGTGAAGAGCATGATATTAAATTTATCGGTGCTTCAGCAGAGCAAATAGACCGCATGGGAGACAAGGCTACGGCAAAAGAAACCATGATTGAAGCAGGAGTACCTGTTGTACCCGGTTCGGAAGGATTATTGGGTTCTATAGAAGAGACTAAAAAACTGGCTAAGGAAGTAGGTTATCCTGTAATGCTGAAAGCTACCGCCGGTGGAGGTGGTAAGGGAATGCGTGCTGTCTGGAAAGA of the Zhouia spongiae genome contains:
- a CDS encoding riboflavin synthase gives rise to the protein MFTGIVEELGVIKNLHQENDNLHITVKSNLTPELKIDQSISHNGVCLTVVHINNNEYTVTAIKETLDKTTLGSLTTGQSVNLERAMKLGDRLDGHIVQGHVDQTGTCIAIENENGSWRFTFEYDPKLNNITIEKGSITVDGTSLTVVDSGKNNFSVAIIPYTYEHTNFRNYKTGTQVNLEFDVIGKYVKRLHELS
- the pdxA gene encoding 4-hydroxythreonine-4-phosphate dehydrogenase PdxA, which gives rise to MKKESLIKVGISIGDLNGIGTEIILKTFEDARMLEFCTPVIFASNKTISFQRKYFKIQASYNGIDDISQAVEGKLNVLNVWKDAPNVEFGKETKEAGKYAFLSLKAATGALKSGAVDVLVTAPINKHNIQSKDFKFPGHTDYLAKELGGESLMFMVSDELKVGLLTDHVPVTEVSKHITPELIKTKVAKINDSLIRDFRIRRPKIAVLGVNPHAGDHGVIGKEDDEVLKPAIKEIHESGVLVYGPYSADSFFATGAHKKFDAVLASYHDQGLIPFKTLAFGHGVNYTAGLNRVRTSPDHGTGYDIAGKGKADDSSFKEALFTAIHIFKNRLEYNEITSDPLKKLSSKL
- a CDS encoding YceD family protein: MKKFKEFDIPFVGLKEAKHQFDYQIENAFFESFDYDEFNKAAIQVSLELDKKSNMLELSFLAKGSVNVDCDLSNEPFDLPVNGKLHLVVKHGEEYNDEDEELLVIPHGEYQINVAQYVYEMIVLSVPVKRVHPGIKDGTLSSEIVERLEELKPKEENENNNKEIDPRWDTLKKLLTDK
- the rpmF gene encoding 50S ribosomal protein L32 yields the protein MAHPKRRQSSTRRDKRRTHYKATAPQIAVDKTTGESHLYHRAHWHEGKLYYRGKVLIDNTTEEVA
- a CDS encoding beta-ketoacyl-ACP synthase III, translating into MNKITAAITAVGAYVPEHVLTNKMLEEMVDTNDEWITTRTGIKERRILKEEGKGTSFLAIKAAEDLIQKKGLHPEDIDLVLVATATPDLPVAATAAFVASSIGAKNAFAYDLQAACSSFLYGMSTAASYIESGRYKKVLLIGADKMSSIIDYTDRTTCIIFGDGAGAVLFEPNEEGLGFQDEFLRSDGQGRDFLRIEAGGSILPASEETVKNKKHYVFQDGKTVFKFAVSNMADVSAKIMERNNLTREEVQWLVPHQANMRIINATANRMGVEESKVMVNIHKYGNTTSATLPLLLNDYEKQLKKGDNLVFAAFGGGFTWGSIYLKWAYNSNNN
- the accB gene encoding acetyl-CoA carboxylase biotin carboxyl carrier protein; translated protein: MELKDIQNLIKFVAKSGASEVKLEMDDVKITIKTGSEEKGETTILQQIPMGAHQVAQPHAPIAQQPTAHTPVQPVETAPANNEEENSKYITVKSPIIGTFYRKPAPDKPAFVEVGDSIGKGDVLCVIEAMKLFNEIESEVSGKIVKVLVDDSSPVEFDQPLFLVDPS